The following coding sequences are from one uncultured Desulfobacter sp. window:
- a CDS encoding metallophosphoesterase translates to MRIYAVADIHGKPEHMESIYGILDQYKPELMVIPGDMTHFFNWSTVLSQLDSLPVPVLAVRGNTDLKRIEPKIKKAANITLLTQTPHKVEGFSFVGVSGTLPVPFANRISLNEKGRLSDLPCPMAPNTVLVVHPPPKGACDRAGKKLSVGSRHLARFIKAASPRLVLCGHIHEDFGLKPLHQSTVVNCAIAGPGSGAIIDLEENEAPKVNLLLSDTP, encoded by the coding sequence ATGCGTATATATGCAGTTGCAGACATCCACGGCAAACCCGAACATATGGAATCCATTTACGGGATTTTGGACCAATACAAACCGGAATTGATGGTTATCCCCGGGGATATGACCCATTTTTTCAACTGGTCCACCGTCCTTTCCCAGCTTGACAGCCTGCCGGTTCCCGTTCTGGCGGTCCGGGGAAATACCGATTTAAAACGCATTGAACCCAAAATAAAAAAAGCCGCCAACATCACGCTGTTAACCCAAACACCCCATAAGGTTGAAGGCTTTTCTTTTGTAGGGGTTTCGGGCACCCTGCCTGTCCCCTTTGCCAACCGGATCAGCTTGAATGAAAAAGGACGGCTTTCAGACCTGCCCTGCCCCATGGCACCCAATACGGTACTGGTGGTCCATCCACCCCCAAAGGGCGCGTGTGACCGTGCGGGCAAAAAATTAAGTGTGGGCAGCCGGCATCTGGCCCGGTTTATCAAAGCCGCATCCCCACGCCTTGTGCTCTGCGGTCATATCCACGAAGATTTCGGCCTTAAACCGCTGCATCAAAGTACCGTGGTGAATTGCGCCATCGCAGGCCCTGGATCAGGGGCCATCATTGACCTTGAAGAGAATGAAGCCCCCAAGGTCAATCTTTTGCTGTCGGATACACCATAA
- the hutI gene encoding imidazolonepropionase codes for MPHTQAFWDTLFVHADIATMAHGRYSIIKDGAIGTARGKIQWIGPCSDLQTAGFKHSSHPMAKKIIDCRGKWILPGFVDCHTHLIWSGSRSNEFEMRLSGASYEEIAKQGGGIAATVAAVREASEDQLYEIASRRISHFLSRGTTCVEIKSGYGLDLENELKMLRVADRLDQTLALHVSPTFLGAHALPPEYKGRADDYVDLIINTMLPGIGRQGIACAMDVFCESIAFSKKQTQQLFTAAKNLGLPVKLHAEQLSDSGGAALAAQFNALSCDHLEYLSLDGAKAMAHAGVIAVMLPGAYYMLQQTQKPPVRDLVRLGVPMAVATDLNPGTSPVYDMTAAMNMACVLFGLTCEQALAGATINGAKALGIDKNKGSLETGKDADFVVWDIDAPADLSYQVGICDVNKVVIAGKIAYKV; via the coding sequence ATGCCCCATACACAGGCCTTTTGGGATACCCTGTTTGTTCATGCAGATATTGCAACCATGGCCCACGGCCGTTACAGCATCATCAAGGACGGTGCCATCGGGACGGCCAGGGGAAAAATCCAGTGGATCGGCCCCTGCAGCGATCTGCAAACGGCAGGATTTAAACACTCATCCCATCCCATGGCAAAAAAAATCATTGACTGCCGCGGCAAGTGGATACTTCCCGGATTTGTGGACTGCCACACCCATCTGATCTGGTCCGGTTCCAGGTCAAACGAATTTGAAATGCGCTTGTCCGGTGCAAGCTACGAAGAGATTGCAAAACAGGGCGGGGGAATTGCAGCCACGGTGGCAGCGGTACGCGAGGCATCCGAAGATCAGCTCTATGAAATCGCATCCCGGCGCATCAGCCATTTTTTAAGCCGGGGCACCACCTGTGTGGAAATAAAATCCGGGTATGGGCTGGACCTTGAAAATGAATTAAAGATGCTGAGGGTGGCTGACCGTCTGGATCAAACCTTGGCTTTACATGTTTCGCCCACGTTTTTAGGGGCCCATGCCCTGCCCCCGGAATATAAAGGACGGGCGGATGACTATGTCGACCTGATCATCAACACCATGCTCCCCGGCATCGGACGCCAGGGCATTGCCTGTGCAATGGATGTATTTTGCGAATCCATCGCCTTTTCCAAAAAACAGACCCAACAATTGTTTACTGCCGCCAAAAACCTGGGCCTGCCGGTGAAACTCCACGCCGAACAACTCTCGGATTCCGGCGGAGCAGCCCTTGCCGCACAATTCAACGCGCTGTCCTGTGATCACCTGGAATACCTCTCCCTTGACGGCGCAAAGGCCATGGCCCATGCAGGGGTAATAGCCGTAATGCTGCCCGGCGCTTACTATATGCTCCAGCAGACCCAAAAGCCACCGGTCCGGGATCTCGTCCGCCTGGGCGTCCCCATGGCCGTGGCCACGGACCTGAACCCGGGCACAAGCCCGGTGTATGACATGACTGCCGCCATGAACATGGCCTGTGTGCTGTTCGGCCTGACCTGCGAGCAGGCCCTTGCCGGGGCCACCATCAACGGAGCCAAAGCCTTAGGGATAGACAAAAACAAAGGCAGCCTGGAAACAGGGAAAGATGCCGACTTTGTGGTGTGGGATATTGATGCCCCCGCCGACCTGAGCTACCAGGTGGGCATCTGTGATGTAAACAAGGTTGTGATTGCAGGCAAAATCGCATATAAGGTTTAA
- a CDS encoding TIGR03943 family protein — protein MARRLISLHFFSMAAWAATLGYLIFNDNYQFFLAPKFGFLIAAGLVLSLIYAVSLAGKGITKNADHTIKGLVLILPILFICSAGSSTLGNFALSKRTMTPIETKASEMQPSVAPISVESPETADSDLPLVPFSDLVRKWEKYEGKRIRVEGLFANTVSGKDSFSVVFRYFISCCVADAMPVGVFMAGKEDSGIQDNDWVMAGGRVAYRKIDGYDVIFMTVERLEKKKKPSKNAVYIY, from the coding sequence ATGGCTCGCCGCCTGATCTCCTTACATTTTTTTTCCATGGCCGCCTGGGCTGCCACCCTTGGCTATTTGATATTCAATGATAATTATCAATTTTTTCTGGCTCCGAAATTTGGATTTCTGATTGCTGCGGGCCTGGTGCTTAGCCTTATTTATGCGGTCAGCCTTGCCGGCAAAGGTATTACCAAAAATGCCGACCATACCATCAAAGGACTGGTGCTGATACTTCCCATATTGTTCATCTGCAGTGCCGGGAGCAGTACCCTGGGAAATTTTGCGCTATCCAAAAGAACCATGACACCCATAGAAACCAAGGCCTCAGAAATGCAGCCCTCTGTTGCGCCGATATCGGTCGAATCACCGGAAACTGCAGACAGTGATCTACCCCTGGTCCCATTTTCTGATTTGGTCCGAAAATGGGAGAAATACGAAGGCAAACGTATCCGTGTTGAAGGACTGTTTGCCAATACGGTTTCTGGAAAGGATTCGTTTTCTGTCGTTTTTCGCTATTTTATCTCATGTTGTGTAGCCGACGCCATGCCTGTCGGCGTTTTTATGGCCGGAAAGGAAGATTCCGGCATTCAGGATAATGACTGGGTGATGGCTGGCGGAAGGGTGGCGTATCGGAAAATTGATGGATACGATGTCATATTTATGACGGTGGAACGTTTGGAAAAAAAGAAAAAACCCTCAAAAAATGCAGTTTACATTTATTAA
- the hutH gene encoding histidine ammonia-lyase has protein sequence MMNDSVLLNGQNFTLGQLVDIARDGKTVAVSKNSENRIEKARALVEHWVKKGARIYGVTTGFGALSDVPISFEDTKMLQRNILLSHAAGVGGYMDDDVVRAMMAVRINDFCRGNSGLRLETIKTLARILNAGIIPVVPEKGSVGASGDLVPMAHLSLVLIGEGEAFVNGVRMPGARALAAKDIEPLELGAGEGLALINGTQFMLALGCLALYDALNLCKHADIAASMSLETLMGTRAAFDPRIHNARPHLGQMKAASDMMKITQDSEIISSHRDCSRIQDAYTLRCSPQVHGASWDAFNYVDRVIRVEMNASTENPLIFPESGEFLSGGNFHGQPLALACDFLGIAIAELANISERRVERLVNPQLSGLPAFLVKDTGLNSGFMIAQYVAASLVSENKVLAHPACVDSIPTSANKEDHVSMGATAARKCRDIVENSEQVIAIELLCGAQAIDTFTNLKAGKGTMAAYETIRSKVPCMTKDRFLSADIAAVRTLLHSGRIVRAVEDAVGKLY, from the coding sequence ATGATGAATGATTCTGTTTTGCTCAATGGGCAGAATTTTACCCTGGGGCAACTGGTTGATATTGCCCGCGACGGCAAAACCGTTGCCGTTTCCAAAAATTCTGAAAACCGGATTGAAAAGGCCCGGGCCCTGGTGGAACATTGGGTGAAAAAGGGTGCGCGCATATACGGTGTGACCACGGGGTTCGGGGCATTGTCCGATGTGCCGATCTCCTTTGAGGACACAAAAATGCTGCAGCGCAATATTCTGTTATCCCATGCCGCAGGGGTGGGTGGTTACATGGATGATGATGTGGTCCGGGCCATGATGGCAGTGCGGATCAATGATTTTTGCCGGGGCAATTCCGGACTGCGCCTTGAAACCATAAAAACACTGGCCCGGATTCTCAATGCAGGTATCATTCCCGTGGTGCCTGAAAAAGGATCTGTGGGGGCAAGCGGCGATCTTGTGCCCATGGCCCACCTGTCCCTGGTGCTCATCGGCGAAGGCGAAGCCTTTGTGAACGGGGTGCGCATGCCCGGTGCCCGGGCCCTGGCCGCAAAAGATATTGAGCCCTTGGAACTTGGGGCCGGGGAAGGGCTTGCGTTGATCAACGGCACCCAGTTCATGCTTGCCCTGGGCTGTCTTGCCCTTTATGATGCCTTAAATCTTTGCAAACATGCGGATATTGCCGCGTCCATGAGCCTTGAAACCCTCATGGGCACACGCGCCGCCTTTGATCCCAGAATTCATAATGCCCGGCCCCATCTGGGACAGATGAAGGCGGCCTCGGATATGATGAAAATCACCCAGGATTCTGAGATTATCTCCTCCCACAGGGATTGCTCAAGAATCCAGGACGCCTATACCCTGAGGTGTTCCCCCCAGGTCCACGGCGCATCCTGGGATGCGTTTAATTATGTGGACCGGGTGATCCGGGTGGAGATGAACGCCTCCACGGAAAATCCCCTGATTTTTCCCGAATCCGGAGAGTTTCTTTCCGGGGGCAACTTCCACGGCCAGCCTTTGGCCCTGGCCTGTGATTTTTTAGGCATCGCCATTGCCGAACTGGCCAATATCTCCGAACGCCGGGTGGAGCGCCTGGTCAATCCCCAGCTCTCTGGGCTTCCCGCTTTTCTGGTAAAGGATACAGGACTGAACTCCGGGTTCATGATTGCCCAGTATGTTGCCGCCTCCCTGGTCTCTGAAAACAAGGTGCTTGCTCATCCGGCCTGCGTGGACTCCATCCCCACCTCGGCCAACAAAGAGGATCATGTCTCCATGGGCGCCACAGCCGCCCGCAAATGCCGGGATATTGTGGAAAACAGCGAGCAGGTCATTGCCATTGAGCTGTTGTGCGGTGCCCAGGCCATTGATACGTTTACCAATCTTAAGGCGGGCAAGGGCACCATGGCCGCCTATGAAACCATCCGCAGCAAGGTGCCCTGTATGACAAAGGATCGATTCTTGTCAGCCGACATTGCCGCTGTCCGAACACTGTTACACAGCGGCCGGATTGTTCGGGCTGTGGAGGATGCAGTGGGTAAACTCTACTAA
- the mutS gene encoding DNA mismatch repair protein MutS, with product MTKKKQTPMMAQYLAIKETCQDAILFYRMGDFYEMFLGDAVKAAGILEIALTSRNKNDPDPVPMCGVPYKAADLYIAKLIEKGCKVAVCEQVEEASQTKGLVKREIIRVITPGMVLNDSLLDRSTNNFLVAISKTPDHAGLACIDISTGSFTTCQAQRTSGIIPYALLDEALKLAPKEVLLPDSFNSDPAMAAVRQAFSHIQITYLDNYTFRPDNARQLLTEQFSTRSLEGFGIERMPACISAAGAAISYVRDTQLADTSHIYKISSYNLNDFMVIDDRSCKNLELLTNIQTQTPKGSLIHILDKTVTAMGGRMIKQWIRYPLVDKDQIQQRLGAIEELIGAPAIHQMLGDLLKSVYDLERLGSRISMGQGNARDMLSLKNSLSVLPDLFRQIETCESPILNGAGMDKNLVTDLEALAQLIGKAIREDAVHVLNEGNLINDGYSPELDELLSITRDGKSWIAKTEKKEKEATGLSSLKIKYNKVFGYFIEVSKAQSDKVPDHYIRKQTLVNAERFITEDMKAVEDTIFNAQERRNALEYDIFCTVREKVAQRAKDILTMAQFIAAVDVVQGLAKAAVENAYVKPDINDDRRIDIQDGRHPVVEKLIQGERYVPNSIVLDDTQCQQILITGPNMAGKSTVLRQVALTVLMAQMGSFVPAAAASICTTDRIFTRVGALDNLSSGQSTFMVEMEETANIVNNATEKSLVILDEIGRGTSTYDGMSIAWAVAEYLHDLNGKGVKTLFATHYHELLQLEELKPRIKNYNIEVKEFNDNIVFLRSLVKGGTNRSYGIQVARLAGVPDDIIDLAKSVLASAEQHPTTPVPSVRPAKKKKGTKKSNANGQMNLFGPSDDDLRQMLHKVDIARMTPLDALNFLNELKGKVEA from the coding sequence ATGACCAAAAAGAAACAAACACCCATGATGGCCCAATACCTGGCCATCAAAGAAACCTGTCAGGACGCCATACTGTTTTACCGGATGGGAGACTTTTATGAGATGTTCCTCGGGGATGCCGTCAAGGCGGCCGGCATCCTTGAAATCGCGCTGACATCCCGGAATAAAAACGACCCTGATCCTGTTCCCATGTGCGGGGTGCCCTACAAGGCCGCCGATCTTTACATTGCCAAACTCATTGAAAAAGGCTGCAAGGTGGCCGTGTGTGAACAGGTTGAGGAAGCCTCCCAGACCAAGGGGTTGGTCAAGCGGGAAATTATCCGGGTCATTACCCCGGGCATGGTCCTCAACGACTCCCTGCTGGATCGCAGCACCAACAACTTTCTGGTGGCCATCTCCAAAACACCCGACCATGCAGGACTTGCCTGCATAGACATATCCACGGGCAGTTTTACCACCTGCCAGGCCCAACGCACATCCGGTATCATCCCCTACGCCCTTTTGGATGAAGCCTTAAAACTTGCCCCCAAAGAGGTGCTGCTGCCGGACAGTTTTAATTCTGATCCGGCCATGGCCGCCGTCAGGCAAGCGTTTTCCCATATTCAGATCACGTATCTGGACAACTATACGTTCAGGCCCGACAATGCCCGGCAGCTTCTGACGGAACAATTTTCCACCCGCAGCCTTGAAGGGTTCGGCATCGAACGTATGCCGGCCTGTATATCCGCGGCAGGCGCCGCCATCTCCTATGTCCGGGATACCCAGTTGGCGGACACCAGCCATATTTATAAGATCAGTTCCTATAACCTTAATGACTTCATGGTCATTGACGACAGATCCTGCAAAAATCTTGAGCTGCTGACCAATATCCAGACCCAGACACCCAAAGGTTCGTTGATCCACATTCTGGATAAAACCGTTACCGCCATGGGCGGCCGGATGATCAAGCAGTGGATCAGATATCCCTTGGTGGACAAAGACCAGATTCAGCAGCGACTCGGTGCCATAGAAGAGCTGATCGGCGCCCCGGCCATCCACCAGATGCTTGGTGACCTGCTCAAATCGGTCTATGACCTTGAGCGCCTGGGCTCGCGCATCTCCATGGGCCAGGGCAATGCCCGGGACATGCTCTCCCTTAAAAACTCCCTGTCCGTCCTTCCAGATCTGTTCAGACAGATCGAAACATGTGAAAGCCCGATCCTCAACGGTGCCGGCATGGATAAAAACCTGGTCACGGACCTGGAAGCACTGGCACAACTGATCGGCAAGGCCATCCGGGAAGATGCCGTGCACGTGCTCAACGAAGGCAACCTGATCAACGACGGATACAGCCCGGAACTGGACGAACTGTTGTCCATCACCCGGGACGGAAAATCCTGGATTGCAAAAACAGAAAAAAAAGAGAAGGAAGCCACAGGGCTCTCCTCGCTGAAAATCAAGTACAATAAGGTGTTCGGATATTTCATTGAAGTATCCAAAGCCCAGTCCGACAAGGTACCGGATCACTACATCCGCAAACAGACCCTGGTCAATGCCGAACGGTTCATCACCGAGGATATGAAAGCGGTGGAAGATACCATATTCAATGCCCAGGAACGCCGAAACGCCCTGGAATATGACATCTTCTGCACGGTCAGGGAGAAGGTGGCCCAACGGGCAAAGGATATCCTTACCATGGCGCAGTTCATCGCCGCCGTTGACGTGGTCCAGGGACTTGCCAAAGCGGCCGTGGAAAATGCCTATGTCAAGCCTGACATCAATGATGACCGGCGCATTGACATCCAGGACGGCAGGCATCCGGTGGTGGAAAAACTGATCCAGGGCGAGCGGTATGTGCCCAACTCCATTGTACTGGACGATACCCAGTGCCAGCAAATTCTGATTACCGGACCCAACATGGCCGGTAAATCCACGGTGCTGCGCCAGGTGGCCCTGACCGTTCTCATGGCCCAGATGGGTTCTTTTGTGCCGGCCGCGGCTGCGTCCATCTGCACCACCGACCGGATATTCACCCGGGTGGGGGCTCTGGACAATCTCTCTTCGGGACAGAGTACCTTCATGGTTGAGATGGAGGAGACCGCCAATATTGTCAACAATGCCACGGAAAAAAGCCTGGTGATCCTGGATGAAATCGGCCGGGGAACCTCCACCTACGACGGCATGAGCATTGCCTGGGCCGTGGCCGAGTACCTGCATGACCTCAATGGCAAGGGAGTCAAAACCCTTTTTGCCACCCATTACCATGAGCTGCTCCAACTTGAAGAACTCAAGCCCCGGATCAAAAACTATAATATTGAGGTCAAGGAGTTCAACGACAATATTGTGTTCCTGCGCAGCCTGGTCAAAGGGGGCACCAACCGCAGCTACGGTATCCAGGTTGCGCGCCTGGCAGGGGTTCCTGACGATATTATTGACCTTGCCAAATCGGTTCTGGCGTCTGCCGAACAACACCCCACGACACCCGTGCCTTCGGTACGGCCTGCCAAAAAGAAAAAAGGGACAAAAAAAAGCAACGCCAACGGGCAGATGAACCTGTTCGGCCCTTCGGACGATGATCTGCGGCAGATGCTTCACAAGGTGGATATTGCCCGGATGACCCCCCTGGATGCCCTGAACTTTCTAAATGAGCTCAAGGGCAAGGTTGAGGCATGA
- a CDS encoding permease: MKLNTDPFPLASKSVPAVPRSRISSLGESLQICFLVVALSMVLFSAKTEAYTTFAIIFSAIVLEALPFMLLGTLLGGVVEVFLSRETMIKFLPANKKMAIVAAAFLGIIFPVCECAIVPVVRKFIQKGMPLGSSVAFLLGGPIVNPLVFSSTLVAYSFSWDVAILRMIQGLGVAVAGGLLVDSVLSRDQALLPGALDAQGGCCHAGCGHDHDPGRPFMVKLRDAFAHGAADFYDIGRFLIFGAFIAALLQTHIPRQAILSIANGPVLSTGAMMALAVILNLCSEADAFISASFRSLGIPLSAQLAFMVLGPMLDVKLVLMYLGIFTRKMILVLVSFVCLAVFLISILMEVCQWLAA; encoded by the coding sequence ATGAAATTAAATACTGACCCTTTTCCCCTGGCATCCAAGTCGGTGCCGGCGGTTCCCCGCTCCCGGATCAGTTCCCTGGGAGAGTCTCTTCAAATATGTTTTCTGGTCGTTGCCCTGTCAATGGTCCTGTTCTCCGCAAAGACCGAGGCCTATACGACATTTGCCATTATTTTTTCCGCAATTGTTCTGGAGGCCCTTCCGTTTATGCTCCTTGGCACCCTGCTGGGGGGCGTGGTGGAGGTGTTCCTTTCCAGGGAAACCATGATCAAATTTTTACCCGCAAATAAAAAGATGGCCATCGTCGCAGCCGCATTTTTAGGGATCATATTTCCGGTATGCGAATGCGCCATTGTTCCGGTGGTTAGAAAGTTTATCCAAAAGGGCATGCCTCTGGGGTCTTCCGTGGCGTTTCTGCTGGGCGGCCCCATTGTGAATCCCCTGGTGTTCAGCTCCACCCTTGTGGCGTATTCATTTTCATGGGATGTGGCAATCCTCAGAATGATTCAAGGGCTGGGGGTGGCCGTGGCCGGGGGGCTCCTTGTGGATTCGGTTTTGAGCCGGGACCAGGCCCTGCTGCCCGGTGCCCTTGACGCCCAGGGAGGATGTTGCCATGCCGGATGCGGACACGACCATGATCCAGGACGGCCATTTATGGTAAAACTCCGGGATGCATTCGCCCATGGCGCGGCAGATTTCTATGACATCGGCCGATTTCTCATTTTCGGTGCCTTTATTGCAGCCTTGCTGCAGACTCACATTCCCCGGCAGGCCATACTGTCAATTGCAAACGGCCCGGTGCTCTCAACGGGCGCCATGATGGCACTGGCGGTGATCCTCAACCTCTGCAGTGAAGCCGATGCCTTTATTTCGGCGTCATTTCGTTCTCTGGGTATCCCTTTGTCCGCCCAGCTTGCTTTTATGGTCCTGGGTCCCATGCTGGATGTCAAACTGGTACTCATGTATCTGGGGATTTTTACCCGGAAAATGATACTGGTACTTGTCAGCTTTGTATGTCTGGCCGTATTTTTGATATCTATTCTGATGGAGGTATGCCAATGGCTCGCCGCCTGA